CTTCTACCAGGAAATTTCCTGCTTTGGTACGGATTTCCAAGCCGGCTCCTCCGGTAATGCCATAATCGAATTTGTTGTCAATCGGTTTTTCGTGCTGCTCTGCCTCAATGCGCGCACCGGTGGAAAGTGTTCCTGCCCAATCGCCTGACATCTTTTCACTGTCGCTAAACAGAAAGCCTATTTGGGGACCCGCATGAATGAAGAATTGCATTCCTTTGTCTTTGCCGAAAGCCAGATGTGCCAGAAAAGGGATTTCTACATAATTCATGGTACGGGTATAGCTAAGGGTGGGATAATCTTGATAGAATTCATCCCAGCCATGTTGTGAGAAGTTTACTTCTATTTGTGCGCCGCAGATCATGCTGAAGTATTTTTCAGAGATATAGCGGGCTGTTACTCCTCCATTGATGCCCATTAGGTTTTTCTGTTTCACCGTAGGTGAGAAACTCAGGCTGTTCAAATTGATGCCCCCGTTTACACCGACTGCAAAATTATGGCGTTGTTCGCCAATTTGTGCATGTGCAGGCAAGGTACATGCACATGTCAGTAAAGTTGCTCCTATAATTGTTTTCAGTTTCATCAGTGTCAGTCAAAGTCCAGTTTTACCAATTCGTAATTCTTCGTGAAATGTACGAAGAATACTTTTTTATTAATAAAGCCTCCCCAATTGTTCACTCGCTGGAATTTGAAGCCCGTTTGGATAGGTGTCAGATTCAGTCCTTGCGTATTCTTTTCAAATTCTGAGCCATAATATGACAATCCTTTCAGGAAGAAATAACCTGTGTCAAAGCCCAGCATACCGAATTTGGGATAGCGTTCGTCCATATCCTTGCCATACCATCTGCGATAATTCTTGGTGAAGTTGATAGCAGCCGGAAGCAAGTTATTGGTATAGAAAGAAGAATAGAAATAAGTGTCCAGTTCAAAGAATGCTTCCAAATGATCCTTGGTGTAAGTTTGCCATTTTGGATAGCCGAACAGATGTACACGGCTTTCCGGCTGATCGCGAATTAGAAGGGTGAGTTGTGGCAGAATCTTGATCAGGGTCATATTACTGTCCGAAGTCGGTATGAAGATATTCTCGCGATCCGCACGCAGTGCGGCTTTCAATGATTCCACGGTAGCATCTTCTTTCAAGCTTTTCATCGGAATGGAATAGTTGCGTAATTCGTCTTTCAGCCCCTTGATAAATTCTACTTTGTCTTTTGTGCCCTGACTTGCCTCAATAAAGATGACATTTGCGTTTGGGAACTGCCGTACAAAATGGTCATATACTTCGGAGTACAGGTAAGATTGAGGAGTATTTATCTGGTAGACGGAGGGATTGCGGAAAACTGTGTTATCCTTGGATGTGAATGGAATAACCAAGCGGATGTCATTCTTTTTAGTAAAGTCTGCCAATGGCTTGATGTGCTGCTGATATAAAGGTCCGAAGATGATATCCATGTCTTTCATCCCGTCTTTACCGAGTATGGCATTCAGCGATGCGTTTTCCGGGCCGGAATTATATGTGTACAAGTCTATGGAAGTGCCTGTACGTTTCAGGCTGTCCACTGCTATGAGCAGCCCTTCGTAATATTCCACCATACGAGCCGATTCACTTTTGGGTACGCCGTCCAAGAAAGGAAGAATAACGGCGGCTTTGATGGTACTGAAGCGTTCTGTTACTTTTCTGTTTTCGCGGAATAATTCACTGTCGGTGGGGATATTCCGAGGCTGTGTGCTCGGTTGTGTCTGGGCTGAAGGATAGGGGATGCAAAGGAAACTTCCTTTTTTAATATTATTTTCACCTTTCAATTCGGGGTTGGCTGCAATTAGTTCCGCTTCGCTGATGCCATATTCGCGGCTAATGCTGAATACGGTTTCTTTTCGTTTTACCTTATGCATGTCGCGGCAACGAGATTGTACCGGGCCGGGAATATTGCTGCTTATTACCGTATTGTCACTTT
Above is a window of Bacteroides helcogenes P 36-108 DNA encoding:
- a CDS encoding porin family protein, encoding MKLKTIIGATLLTCACTLPAHAQIGEQRHNFAVGVNGGINLNSLSFSPTVKQKNLMGINGGVTARYISEKYFSMICGAQIEVNFSQHGWDEFYQDYPTLSYTRTMNYVEIPFLAHLAFGKDKGMQFFIHAGPQIGFLFSDSEKMSGDWAGTLSTGARIEAEQHEKPIDNKFDYGITGGAGLEIRTKAGNFLVEGRYYYGLSDIFNSSKKDYFSRSAHGVITAKITYLFDLRK
- a CDS encoding muramidase family protein, whose protein sequence is MKKINRIICSLLLASACSYGVAQENQSYFLHTIEKGQSLYSIASMYGVSQSDIVKLNPGSDEKIYTGRTLRIPRGAANTEKETFHTIEAGETLYRLTVKYNVSAKAICDANPGLSAENFHIGQVIRIPSSVEASKLNTSETKSDNTVISSNIPGPVQSRCRDMHKVKRKETVFSISREYGISEAELIAANPELKGENNIKKGSFLCIPYPSAQTQPSTQPRNIPTDSELFRENRKVTERFSTIKAAVILPFLDGVPKSESARMVEYYEGLLIAVDSLKRTGTSIDLYTYNSGPENASLNAILGKDGMKDMDIIFGPLYQQHIKPLADFTKKNDIRLVIPFTSKDNTVFRNPSVYQINTPQSYLYSEVYDHFVRQFPNANVIFIEASQGTKDKVEFIKGLKDELRNYSIPMKSLKEDATVESLKAALRADRENIFIPTSDSNMTLIKILPQLTLLIRDQPESRVHLFGYPKWQTYTKDHLEAFFELDTYFYSSFYTNNLLPAAINFTKNYRRWYGKDMDERYPKFGMLGFDTGYFFLKGLSYYGSEFEKNTQGLNLTPIQTGFKFQRVNNWGGFINKKVFFVHFTKNYELVKLDFD